The DNA sequence ACGGACAAACATTACCGTTACCATAACCGGCGAAACCGGAACAGGCAAAGAACTTGTTGCCAAAGCCATACACTACAGCTCGAACCGATCAAAGCAACCATTTGTCGCAGTAAATGTGGCCGCTATTCCAAAAGAATTGATTGAAAGCGAACTTTTCGGACACGAAAAAGGTGCATTTACCGGAGCCGCTTTCCGCCGGATTGGAAAGTTCGAAGAAGCCGATGGCGGCACACTGTTTCTTGACGAAATGGCTGAAATGGATATAGCTCTTCAAGCCAAATTACTCCGCGCCCTTCAGGAAAAAGAAATTATTCGGATTGGCAGCAACACTCCTGTGAAATTTGATTGCCGAATTATTATTGCAACCAATAAAGACCTTCAGGACGAAATAAAAAAAGGAAATTTCAGGCAGGATCTGTATTACCGACTTTACGGACTTCCCATTGAATTACCGCCATTACGCGAACGTGAAAACGATGTGATCATTTTGGCCAAACATTTTATTCAGGTTTTCTGCAAAGAAAATAAAATGGCGACTAAAACCTTAACACCTGAAGCATCAGCCCGATTGCTTTCCTATTCATTTCCAGGAAATATCCGTGAATTGAAATCGGTAATCGAACTGGCAGTTACACTGGCCGATCAGCATGAAATTTCGGCAGACCACATCGTGTTGGGCAGAGGGCAAGATTTGCTCGACGACATTTTCAGTAATGAACTCAGTCTTCGTGAATACGATATTCGCATTGTTAAAAAATTTCTGGATAAATACGATAATAACATTAAGCTGGTAGCAGAAAAACTAGATCTTGGGGTAGCTACTATCTACCGGATGTTGAAAGAAGACAACAAAGAATAAGATATCTGTCGTTTCTCATTTTTATCAGCCACTACTTCAATTTGATCAATTTGAGAAAATAAAATTCCTGGCACAAATACATAAAACATTATCTACTAGACACTTACTTAATTTACAGATAAGTGGCATATGCATTGCAATGCCTTAATCCGAAATCAGACAGCACTGAAGCTAACGAGAGAGATTGCAGATAAGGATAAGGCGTAATAGCTGTCTGATTTTAGAATTTAAAATCTACTTATTAAAATAAAAAAATTATGGAAACAAAAAAATCGCAGTTAGCAACAATCATTATCGCTGTTATTCTGGTTGTTGGAGTTATTGGGGGTGTATATGTTTACAACCAAAAACAAGATGAAATCAAAACGCTTACAATGGAAAAAAGCGAATTGAACCAAACGATTCAAAAAAGAGATTCAATAGTAAACGACATGGAAGGCACATTCGCTGAAATTGAAAGCAACATGTCTTTCATCAGGGAAAAAAGAAGCCAGATTGCTACCATGCAAACTGAAGGAGGCAAAAATAAGAAACAGTTGATTGCCGAAGATGTGAAACTGATGAATACCATGCTCGAAGAAAGCAGTAAAAAAATTGCTGATTTGGAAGCAAAGTTGAGAAAGTCGGGTATGAATATTAAGTCGTATGAAAAAAGACTTCAGGCTCTAAACGAAACCATCGAAGCTCAGAATACCGAAATCGCTGCATTGAAAACAGAAATTGAAGGTAAAAATGCTAATATCGCTGAACTCGGAACAAAAGTTCAGGACTTAAATAACAACATCCAACAACAAGCTGACACCATCAATTACAAACAAAAAGTGATTATTGACAAGACCGATAAACTGAATACAGCTCACTTTGCCTTGGGAACTTTCAAGAAATTGAAGGAAGAAGGTATTGTAAGCCGCGAAGGTGCAGTTCTTGGAATTGGCGGTGGTAAAGCAGTTCAGGGAAATTTTGACTCA is a window from the Aquipluma nitroreducens genome containing:
- a CDS encoding sigma-54-dependent transcriptional regulator, with the protein product MSEKAFKIFVVEDDEWYSRLLVHTLSLNPDYEIQAFGNGKDCLANLHQQPDIITLDYRLPDMKGLDVLKQIKEINEDIQIILISEQDDIGVVVTLLQNGAFDYIVKSKDIRERLLNTVNNIRQGSNLKKEIVNLRQEVKKKYTEQDTIIGNSKATRKVYELIEKAIRTNITVTITGETGTGKELVAKAIHYSSNRSKQPFVAVNVAAIPKELIESELFGHEKGAFTGAAFRRIGKFEEADGGTLFLDEMAEMDIALQAKLLRALQEKEIIRIGSNTPVKFDCRIIIATNKDLQDEIKKGNFRQDLYYRLYGLPIELPPLRERENDVIILAKHFIQVFCKENKMATKTLTPEASARLLSYSFPGNIRELKSVIELAVTLADQHEISADHIVLGRGQDLLDDIFSNELSLREYDIRIVKKFLDKYDNNIKLVAEKLDLGVATIYRMLKEDNKE
- a CDS encoding Cbp1 family collagen-binding glycoprotein adhesin, producing the protein METKKSQLATIIIAVILVVGVIGGVYVYNQKQDEIKTLTMEKSELNQTIQKRDSIVNDMEGTFAEIESNMSFIREKRSQIATMQTEGGKNKKQLIAEDVKLMNTMLEESSKKIADLEAKLRKSGMNIKSYEKRLQALNETIEAQNTEIAALKTEIEGKNANIAELGTKVQDLNNNIQQQADTINYKQKVIIDKTDKLNTAHFALGTFKKLKEEGIVSREGAVLGIGGGKAVQGNFDSKYFTDVDIRQTKTIPLNVKKAVVISEHPSSSYKLVEENGQIAYLQIEDPSEFWRISKYAVIQVK